The following coding sequences are from one Nymphalis io chromosome 5, ilAglIoxx1.1, whole genome shotgun sequence window:
- the LOC126768787 gene encoding cytochrome P450 4d2-like isoform X1, with amino-acid sequence MIAYFLLTIFVLWFILFRYRRRRMYKLASVIPAPKGDFPVIGITSYLAGSTEDIMLTMQRFSYSAMENDGIIKGWLNHILYFLVCDPVDLEMILKTCLEKDDLHRFMRKVIGYGSIFAPVSIWRRRRKIIIPAFSPKIIENFFDVFSEHSVKLVEKLANKTGTGYFSIYSYLTAYTLDSVCETAMGVKLNAQNNSNSPFVTSLNQVLAIICKRIFHLWLQPDWLFKLFPQYSKHEACIKILHDFTDEVIQNKRAELKKEKDAQPEDQVHYNLDDYQRKNLLEQLIHLSGCENGYTDLELREEILTLSIAGTDTTAHCIGYTLQLLSKYPEIQDKVYEELCTVLEDSKRPIVKDDLQKLKYLERVVKESLRLFPPVPFIIRKVERDIALPSGRVLPSGSGVVVSIWGCHRDPKYWGSDAEHFDPDRFLPERLNLKHACSFMPFSNGPRNCVGYQYALMSIKTILATLLRNYKVVGEPEKGPIPHIKVKLNIMMKAVDEYQLALEKRTP; translated from the exons ATGATCGCGTATTTTTTGCTTACGATTTTTGTGCTGTGGTTTATCCTATTTAGATATCGAAGGAGGAGAATGTATAAGTTGGCTTCGGTCATTCCTGCTCCAAAGGGCGATTTTCCCGTTATAGGAATAACGAGCTACTTGGCAGGGAGTACAGaag ATATAATGTTGACTATGCAAAGATTCAGCTACTCGGCTATGGAAAACGACGGCATCATAAAAGGCTGGTTAAATCATATACTTTACTTTT TAGTATGTGATCCGGTCGATTTAGAGATGATACTAAAAACCTGCCTCGAAAAAGACGACTTACATAGATTTATGCGAAAGGTCATCGGCTATGGCAGTATTTTTGCACCAG tttcaataTGGAGACGTCGCAGAAAGATCATTATTCCAGCATTTAGtccaaaaataattgaaaatttttttgatgttttttcGGAACATAGCGTAAAGCTAGTGGAAAAATTAGCTAATAAAACTGGAACTGGATATTTCagcatttattcatatttaactgCTTATACGTTGGATTCAGTGTGTG aaacAGCGATGGGTGTTAAATTGAATGCTCAGAATAATTCGAATTCACCTTTTGTTACGTCATTAAATCAAGTTCTAGCCATAATTTGTAAAAGGATCTTTCATTTATGGCTACAACCTGACTGGctgtttaaattatttccaCAATATTCTAAACATGAAGCGTGTATCAAAATTCTACACGATTTTACGGATGAA gtaatacaaaataaacgagCCGAGTTGAAGAAAGAAAAAGACGCTCAGCCAGAAGACCAAGTTCATTACA ATCTAGATGATTATCAAAGGAAGAATTTACTTGAGCAACTTATACACCTCTCTGGTTGTGAAAATGGATACACAGATCTTGAACTACGTGAGGAAATTTTGACTTTGTCGATTGCTGGCACTGACACCACTGCCCATTGTATAGGATACACTTTACAGCTGCTATCTAAGTATCCGGAAATACAAGATAAAGTATACGAAGA GCTATGTACAGTTCTAGAAGACTCAAAACGTCCTATTGTTAAAGacgatttacaaaaattaaaatatttagagagAGTTGTTAAAGAATCTTTAAGGCTGTTCCCTCCCGTGCCTTTCATCATTCGGAAAGTAGAGAGAGACATTGCGTTAC cGTCTGGGCGCGTATTGCCCAGCGGTTCAGGTGTAGTGGTGTCAATTTGGGGATGTCATCGTGATCCAAAATACTGGGGTTCGGATGCTGAACACTTCGATCCAGACAGGTTTCTTCCAGAGCGTCTGAATTTGAAACATGCCTGTTCTTTTATGCCGTTCAGCAATGGTCCAAGAAATTGTGTcg GTTACCAATACGCCCTCATGTCCATTAAGACGATACTGGCGACATTACTTCGTAACTACAAAGTCGTTGGAGAACCGGAGAAAGGCCCGATACctcatattaaagtaaaattgaatattatgatGAAGGCCGTTGATGAATATCAATTAGCTTTAGAAAAGAGAACACCTTAA